One region of Chlorobiota bacterium genomic DNA includes:
- a CDS encoding DUF4921 family protein yields MKYSAFYNIMPDGTVKQINPFTGNEVWAVPERASKPAQNKVQPPEPASLEGVDRGHICAFCSGRYLETAPEKFRYVREDGAWHRHDHLPADSYFATTAEFRCFANLFEIVTLDYWKQNYGYIPPPETLEQLRRHAATEAGLQHLRSVVEYKQAHRNRSNGNGKKNGATEEKPTFSDDEILTLSEPMYAGCHELIVARNHYHPDGTTEADLLSSGRLTPTEHYQYFKATIESLRRIVERNRYVRYVSVFQNWLKGAGASFDHLHKQLVGLDEWGASITRQVKMLKKDPNAFNEYAVNFAAMFNLVFAENEHAIAFVGIGHRFPTIEIFSKSRNARPWEHTPEELQGVSDLIHACHAATGAEISCNEEWYYSPIDAVVKMPWHVLIKWRIHVQAGFEGGTSIFLNPMTPVELRDRIVPRLYALRDEGTVRNVLIAEECHIAPNPLNYYR; encoded by the coding sequence ATGAAATACTCCGCCTTCTACAACATCATGCCCGACGGCACCGTGAAGCAGATCAACCCGTTCACCGGGAACGAGGTGTGGGCCGTGCCGGAGCGCGCTTCCAAGCCAGCCCAGAACAAGGTTCAGCCCCCCGAGCCAGCCTCCCTGGAAGGGGTTGACCGGGGTCATATCTGCGCCTTCTGCTCGGGAAGATATTTGGAGACGGCACCGGAGAAATTCCGCTACGTGCGGGAAGATGGCGCGTGGCACCGCCACGACCATCTTCCCGCCGATAGCTACTTCGCCACCACGGCGGAGTTCCGCTGCTTTGCCAACTTGTTCGAGATCGTCACCCTTGATTATTGGAAGCAGAACTACGGCTACATCCCCCCTCCCGAAACTTTGGAGCAGCTTCGCCGCCACGCCGCAACCGAAGCCGGATTGCAGCATCTGCGCTCAGTTGTTGAGTACAAGCAGGCGCACCGCAACCGAAGCAACGGAAACGGGAAAAAGAACGGAGCGACGGAGGAGAAACCAACCTTTTCCGACGACGAAATCCTGACCCTAAGCGAGCCGATGTACGCCGGTTGCCACGAGCTGATTGTTGCCCGCAACCACTACCACCCCGACGGAACCACCGAGGCCGACCTTCTGAGCAGCGGACGGCTGACCCCAACCGAGCATTACCAATATTTCAAAGCCACCATCGAATCGCTTCGGCGGATTGTGGAGCGGAACCGGTACGTCCGCTACGTCTCCGTTTTCCAGAACTGGCTGAAAGGTGCCGGCGCAAGTTTCGACCACTTGCACAAACAGCTTGTGGGGCTTGATGAGTGGGGGGCCTCCATCACCCGCCAGGTGAAGATGTTGAAGAAGGACCCAAACGCTTTCAACGAGTACGCCGTCAACTTTGCGGCGATGTTCAATTTGGTGTTTGCCGAGAACGAACACGCCATTGCCTTTGTGGGGATTGGCCACCGGTTCCCAACAATTGAAATTTTCTCCAAGTCGCGCAATGCCCGCCCGTGGGAGCACACGCCCGAGGAACTGCAAGGCGTTAGCGATTTGATCCACGCCTGCCACGCCGCAACCGGGGCGGAGATCAGTTGCAACGAGGAGTGGTATTACAGCCCGATTGATGCCGTGGTGAAAATGCCGTGGCACGTGCTGATTAAATGGCGCATCCACGTGCAAGCGGGGTTCGAAGGGGGAACCAGCATCTTCCTGAACCCGATGACCCCGGTGGAGCTTCGCGACCGAATCGTCCCACGCCTGTACGCGCTTCGCGACGAAGGCACCGTCCGCAATGTGTTGATTGCCGAGGAGTGCCACATCGCCCCGAACCCGCTGAATTATTACCGGTAG
- a CDS encoding glycosyltransferase family 9 protein: MGTLAKRAEGWLRRCVLWLLSRRAGRPGGGSISTLPSTPSILLVRPDRIGDAIITTASIQLVRQRFPNATIGLLLGAKNAAVAELIPDINRTHVVPVSAVGTWKVMRAIRRTRYDFAINLVANDSASAAALTALSGAVWKIGFAGKSSTLYDAAIPRAAGPIHIVRETSLLLAPLGISPIGPQPLHNGQRLRIRLNQEAEASGTVVLNISGSEPAKYWGTKNFTALCGLLRQRGVAVAVACKPGDEAFAEQIVAGSGAQLIAPTRSFAQFAERLSGAAVIATPDTSIVHLSAALGKPTVVIAAHARSIEAWQPWGVPFRVVDGDGELTMIAAERVLAAILELLPPPAQSTEPIAKQESPTP, translated from the coding sequence GTGGGAACGCTTGCCAAACGTGCCGAAGGATGGTTGCGCCGCTGCGTGCTGTGGCTGCTGTCGCGGCGGGCGGGCCGCCCTGGCGGGGGTTCCATCTCCACCCTTCCTTCCACCCCTTCCATCCTGCTTGTTCGCCCCGATCGAATCGGGGACGCGATTATCACAACGGCCAGCATCCAACTGGTTCGCCAGCGTTTCCCGAACGCCACCATTGGGTTGCTGCTTGGCGCAAAAAACGCCGCCGTTGCCGAACTGATCCCCGACATCAACCGGACCCACGTGGTCCCCGTTTCGGCGGTTGGAACCTGGAAGGTGATGCGGGCGATTCGGCGCACGCGGTACGACTTTGCCATCAACCTTGTGGCGAACGATTCCGCAAGCGCGGCGGCCTTGACGGCACTAAGCGGTGCGGTGTGGAAGATCGGGTTCGCCGGGAAATCCTCCACCCTGTACGATGCCGCAATTCCGCGAGCGGCGGGGCCAATCCACATCGTTCGGGAGACCTCGCTGCTGCTGGCTCCGCTTGGTATTTCGCCAATCGGCCCGCAGCCGTTGCACAACGGCCAGCGGCTGCGGATCCGGCTGAATCAAGAAGCGGAAGCCAGCGGCACGGTTGTGCTAAACATCAGCGGGAGCGAGCCGGCGAAATATTGGGGGACCAAGAACTTCACAGCCCTTTGCGGGCTGCTGCGCCAGCGGGGCGTGGCGGTTGCCGTTGCCTGCAAGCCGGGGGATGAAGCCTTTGCCGAACAGATCGTTGCCGGAAGCGGCGCGCAGCTGATTGCCCCGACCCGTAGCTTTGCCCAGTTTGCAGAACGCCTTTCTGGAGCCGCGGTGATTGCCACCCCCGACACCTCCATCGTGCATCTTTCGGCAGCGTTGGGGAAGCCGACCGTGGTGATTGCCGCACACGCCCGAAGCATTGAAGCATGGCAGCCGTGGGGGGTTCCGTTTCGGGTGGTTGATGGAGATGGAGAGCTAACGATGATTGCAGCAGAACGTGTGCTGGCGGCGATTCTGGAACTGTTGCCACCGCCGGCGCAATCCACCGAACCAATCGCCAAGCAAGAATCCCCAACGCCATGA
- a CDS encoding AAA family ATPase, with protein sequence MALSENDALAATRVRLAEIEQELAQLNEQRDHLKAQWQLEKDLISTIRSMKSQIEELKTEAANYERQGDLGKVAEIRYGKIAELEKQVAETNKKLEAAQQTTRMLKEEVEGDDIAEIVAKWTGIPVQRMLESERTKLLRMEDRLHQRVIGQDDAVTAVSNAIRRSRAGLQDQHRPIGSFIFMGTTGVGKTELARALAEFLFDDERAVVRIDMSEYMEKFSVSRLIGAPPGYVGYEEGGQLTEAVRRHPYSVVLLDEIEKAHPEVFNILLQVLDDGRLTDSKGHEVNFRNTIIIMTSNLGSNLIQERLATITESNRESVMGELRVKLMELLRQQMRPEFLNRIDDIIVFKPLTEAEIRQIVDIQIDSVSRLLRGNGIGFAITNDAKDWLAKLGYDITFGARPLKRVIQSKLINPISAMVLEGKFANGDTISVTVDDRGQILFDGEEEV encoded by the coding sequence ATGGCACTTTCAGAAAACGATGCACTGGCAGCCACACGAGTACGGCTTGCAGAAATCGAACAAGAGCTTGCGCAACTGAACGAACAACGGGACCACCTAAAAGCGCAATGGCAGCTGGAGAAGGACCTTATCAGCACCATCCGCAGCATGAAAAGCCAGATCGAAGAGCTGAAGACCGAGGCCGCCAACTACGAACGGCAAGGCGACCTGGGGAAAGTGGCCGAGATCCGCTACGGAAAAATTGCCGAGCTGGAAAAACAGGTGGCCGAAACCAACAAGAAGTTAGAAGCTGCCCAACAAACCACACGGATGCTGAAAGAGGAAGTGGAGGGGGATGACATTGCCGAGATCGTGGCAAAATGGACCGGCATCCCCGTGCAACGGATGCTGGAAAGCGAGCGGACAAAACTGCTACGAATGGAGGACCGCCTGCACCAGCGGGTGATTGGCCAAGACGATGCTGTCACCGCTGTTTCCAACGCCATCCGCCGCTCGCGTGCGGGGTTGCAGGACCAGCACCGCCCCATCGGGTCGTTCATTTTTATGGGAACCACCGGCGTTGGCAAAACCGAACTTGCGCGCGCCTTGGCCGAATTCCTGTTCGACGACGAGCGGGCAGTGGTCCGGATTGACATGTCCGAGTACATGGAGAAATTCTCCGTAAGCCGCTTGATTGGCGCGCCCCCTGGCTACGTTGGCTACGAGGAAGGGGGCCAACTTACCGAAGCCGTTCGCCGCCACCCGTACTCGGTGGTGCTGCTGGATGAGATCGAGAAGGCGCACCCGGAAGTCTTCAACATCCTTCTGCAAGTGCTGGACGACGGCCGCCTGACCGACAGCAAAGGGCACGAGGTGAACTTCCGAAACACGATCATCATTATGACCTCCAACCTGGGGTCCAACTTGATTCAGGAGCGGCTGGCCACCATCACGGAGTCCAATCGGGAATCGGTGATGGGGGAGCTTCGGGTGAAACTGATGGAGCTGCTGCGCCAGCAGATGCGCCCCGAGTTCCTGAACCGCATTGACGACATCATCGTTTTCAAGCCACTAACCGAGGCAGAGATTCGGCAGATTGTTGACATCCAGATAGATAGCGTTTCGCGGTTGCTGCGGGGGAACGGCATCGGGTTCGCCATCACCAACGACGCAAAAGATTGGCTGGCAAAATTGGGATACGACATCACCTTTGGCGCGCGCCCGCTGAAACGGGTGATCCAATCCAAGCTGATCAACCCAATCTCCGCAATGGTTCTTGAAGGAAAATTTGCCAACGGCGACACCATCTCCGTGACCGTTGATGACCGCGGGCAGATACTGTTCGACGGGGAAGAAGAGGTGTGA
- a CDS encoding glycosyltransferase, with protein sequence MILEIFLVASCALYALNYVVLLAGRRRVVALPRRFPAEWPSISILVAARNEQRNIRACLQSLLAQDYPADRLQLIAMNDESEDETLAIMQQVAAAFPERLRVVSTVAEASAAVRGKARALAQGIDHATGEILLFTDADCTPPPTWARSVVQHLSSDVDVATGFTIVGHTTTFGALQALDWLHLHAIASAALQLGVLMGCIGNNFAIRRSAYQRVGGYRGMEFSVTEDFALFAAVLRTGGRGIFHCHPDAAMQTEPCPTLPDVLRQKQRWARGGIAMSAKGKMVLVIAVLMMASITIAPFHSLALWGIVWGCKFVCDLALMVPTMARLRMLPLLRHFLLFEFYFIAQALVTPLLLFRRTVVWKGREYQS encoded by the coding sequence ATGATTCTTGAAATCTTCCTTGTTGCTTCCTGCGCCCTGTATGCCCTGAACTATGTGGTGCTGCTGGCCGGGCGGCGGCGGGTGGTTGCGCTCCCCCGGCGTTTCCCCGCCGAATGGCCTTCAATCTCCATCCTTGTTGCTGCCCGGAACGAGCAGCGGAACATCCGCGCTTGCCTGCAATCGCTGCTTGCCCAGGATTATCCCGCCGACCGTTTGCAGCTGATTGCCATGAACGATGAGTCGGAGGATGAGACCCTGGCGATCATGCAGCAGGTTGCCGCCGCGTTCCCGGAACGGTTGCGGGTGGTTAGCACGGTTGCGGAAGCGTCGGCGGCGGTGCGTGGCAAGGCGCGTGCGCTGGCGCAAGGAATTGACCACGCCACCGGGGAGATTCTTCTGTTCACCGATGCCGATTGCACACCCCCGCCAACTTGGGCGCGAAGCGTTGTGCAGCATCTTTCCAGCGATGTTGATGTTGCCACCGGCTTCACGATTGTTGGCCACACCACCACCTTCGGCGCGTTGCAGGCACTGGATTGGCTGCACCTTCATGCGATTGCCTCGGCAGCGTTGCAGCTTGGGGTGCTGATGGGCTGCATCGGCAACAATTTTGCGATCCGGCGAAGCGCGTACCAGCGTGTGGGGGGATACCGTGGCATGGAGTTCTCGGTGACGGAGGACTTCGCGCTGTTTGCCGCGGTGCTCCGGACCGGCGGGCGCGGAATCTTTCACTGCCACCCCGATGCCGCAATGCAAACCGAGCCATGCCCAACGCTCCCCGACGTGCTTCGGCAAAAGCAGAGGTGGGCGCGCGGGGGGATTGCCATGAGCGCGAAAGGAAAGATGGTGTTGGTGATTGCCGTGCTGATGATGGCCTCCATCACCATTGCGCCGTTCCACTCGCTGGCCCTTTGGGGAATCGTCTGGGGGTGCAAATTCGTTTGCGATCTGGCGTTGATGGTTCCCACCATGGCACGGCTGCGGATGCTTCCGTTGCTCCGCCATTTTTTGCTGTTCGAGTTCTATTTCATCGCCCAAGCCCTTGTCACCCCGCTCCTCCTGTTCCGCCGCACCGTGGTTTGGAAGGGAAGGGAGTACCAGAGTTAG
- the plsY gene encoding glycerol-3-phosphate 1-O-acyltransferase PlsY has protein sequence MDIALIVIISYLLGSIPSAVIVSKLFYGFDIREKGSGNMGSTNTFRVLGWKAGTLVQLMDICKGVLAVLLAVYLFEGRLPFPNATGFQDITIVKTIAGVSAVLGHIWTAFAGFKGGKGVNTALGMLVAIAPIELAVAAGLFAIVVAASGYISLGSIVGAISLPTTMAFRYNVLGVDIQGYHTLIFFCIGLAALLVFAHRSNIKRLVEGRENRFTKLWLFGKHR, from the coding sequence ATGGACATAGCTCTCATCGTCATTATCTCCTATCTGTTAGGCTCTATCCCTTCGGCAGTGATTGTCAGCAAGCTGTTTTACGGCTTCGACATCCGCGAGAAGGGGAGCGGCAATATGGGGAGCACCAACACATTTCGGGTGTTGGGCTGGAAGGCCGGGACGCTTGTCCAGCTGATGGACATCTGCAAAGGAGTTTTGGCGGTGCTGCTGGCGGTGTATTTGTTCGAGGGGCGGTTGCCGTTCCCGAACGCCACCGGGTTCCAGGACATCACCATCGTGAAAACAATCGCTGGGGTCTCGGCGGTGCTTGGGCATATCTGGACGGCGTTTGCCGGATTTAAGGGGGGGAAAGGGGTGAACACTGCCTTGGGAATGCTGGTGGCCATTGCCCCGATTGAGCTTGCCGTTGCCGCCGGATTGTTCGCGATTGTTGTGGCGGCATCGGGCTACATTTCGCTTGGCTCCATTGTTGGCGCGATTTCCTTGCCAACCACCATGGCATTCCGCTACAACGTCCTTGGGGTGGATATCCAGGGATACCACACGCTGATCTTTTTCTGCATTGGCCTTGCCGCGCTGCTGGTGTTTGCGCACCGCTCCAACATCAAACGGTTGGTGGAGGGGCGCGAAAATCGTTTTACCAAGCTCTGGCTGTTCGGGAAACATCGTTAA
- a CDS encoding STAS domain-containing protein, whose translation MRYSVDHIDNTATLTIQEDRLDSTTSSDFKGELVVLCRAGIEVLFIDMSQIIYCDSAGLGAMLLAHREMKASGGYSIIVGLTPTVKSLIELAHLDQVLYIYDTREEALADLAGAEEGEEE comes from the coding sequence ATGCGTTATTCCGTTGACCACATTGACAACACGGCCACCCTCACCATCCAGGAGGATCGGCTTGATTCAACAACTTCATCTGACTTCAAAGGGGAGTTAGTGGTGCTGTGCCGTGCCGGCATCGAGGTGCTGTTCATTGATATGAGCCAGATTATCTACTGCGACAGCGCGGGGCTTGGGGCGATGCTTCTGGCACACCGTGAGATGAAAGCGTCGGGGGGATATTCCATCATCGTTGGGCTAACACCCACCGTGAAATCCTTGATCGAACTTGCCCACCTGGACCAAGTCCTGTACATCTACGACACCCGCGAAGAAGCACTGGCGGATTTGGCCGGGGCCGAAGAGGGAGAGGAAGAATAA
- a CDS encoding NAD(P)-dependent glycerol-3-phosphate dehydrogenase produces MNVGCIGAGSWGTTLAIHLAELGHNVQLWAWDAEQRRRLAAERQNSTYLPGIPFPPTLHVVETLAQAVSASVVLIATPTQFIRATLSAIDPSALAGRVVVSASKGIEQGSLLRISELLAETHGVPAEQFVALSGPSHAEEVSRKIPTLIVSGSRSKETAEAIRDLFTTDSLRVYSSTDVVGVELGGALKNPIALCAGIIDGLGFGDNTKAALITRALAEMTRIGVMLGADPQTFSGLSGLGDLVVTCFSRHSRNRYVGEQIGKGRNLQEIIAEMQMVAEGVTTTASAYELAQRHGVELPIINEVYHILFEGKDPRVATRRLMTRETKGEA; encoded by the coding sequence ATGAACGTTGGCTGCATCGGAGCCGGAAGCTGGGGGACCACCCTTGCAATCCATCTTGCTGAACTTGGGCACAACGTGCAGTTGTGGGCGTGGGATGCCGAGCAACGCCGCCGGCTTGCGGCCGAACGCCAGAACAGCACTTACCTTCCCGGGATTCCATTTCCCCCAACCCTTCACGTTGTTGAAACCCTTGCCCAGGCGGTTTCCGCTTCGGTGGTGCTGATTGCTACCCCAACCCAATTTATCCGCGCCACACTCTCCGCGATTGATCCTTCCGCGCTTGCCGGACGGGTGGTTGTTAGTGCCTCCAAAGGGATTGAGCAAGGTTCGCTGCTTCGCATCAGCGAACTGCTTGCCGAAACCCATGGAGTTCCCGCCGAACAGTTCGTTGCCCTTTCCGGTCCCAGCCATGCCGAGGAGGTCTCCAGAAAAATCCCCACGCTGATCGTTTCAGGAAGCCGGAGCAAGGAGACGGCCGAGGCGATTCGTGACCTGTTCACCACCGATTCGTTGCGGGTGTACAGCAGCACCGATGTGGTGGGGGTTGAGCTTGGCGGGGCATTGAAAAACCCGATTGCCCTTTGCGCCGGAATTATTGACGGGCTGGGGTTTGGCGACAACACCAAAGCCGCGCTTATCACCCGCGCATTGGCCGAGATGACCCGCATTGGGGTGATGCTTGGTGCCGATCCGCAAACGTTCAGCGGGCTTTCCGGGCTGGGGGACCTTGTGGTCACCTGCTTCAGCCGCCACAGCCGCAACCGATACGTTGGGGAGCAGATTGGGAAGGGGAGAAACTTGCAGGAGATTATCGCCGAGATGCAGATGGTGGCCGAGGGGGTGACAACCACGGCATCGGCCTACGAATTAGCCCAACGGCACGGGGTGGAGCTGCCGATTATCAACGAGGTCTATCACATCCTGTTCGAAGGGAAGGACCCTCGCGTGGCCACCCGCCGATTGATGACGCGGGAGACAAAAGGGGAGGCCTAA
- a CDS encoding ABC transporter ATP-binding protein, which produces MKPFRHLFPMLRPYVGWMGLLVLLSMAHSFFSTLTISIIMPIMKLIFPDGSAGDSAGALGSTGTTLTSGILNPLTQLVIVPSDRLASLWKLCLLIMVIFLLKNVAKYASYLLNTAVEERFIRDVRNRMFDHAVRLPLGYFHNRRLGDLMSVMTNDVGAMNAALTPTLRMLIQEPFQVIFMLFLLLGISPTLTLIAFSTSILSVVMIQVLRKYVRRYSERMQATLGSINSRLQEAFQNIRIVKGYNAEAAESGRFGQQTNYYVKSAVKHGRVTHSTGPASELFAIVALIVVLFYGGSNVIEGTLSGPELFTFLFLLFAIMGPITAIISLPTNIQRGMVAAERVIELLNEPQEPTGGTIPAQGLREAITLRGVSFRYRPETPVLQGIDLTIKRGQTVALVGPSGGGKSTLADLVARFYDPESGSILLDGTDIRQLETGSYRRLFGMVTQESLLFNDTIFNNIAYGLGDVDLATVESAARAANAHQFIAAMPDGYQTYIGDRGVLLSGGQRQRLAIARALVRDPQILLFDEATSALDNESEKLVQEAINRLLVNRTAIVIAHRLSTIRAAHNIAVIDEGRVVEEGTHEELMANNGTYRKLVELGEQIPG; this is translated from the coding sequence ATGAAGCCCTTCCGCCACCTTTTTCCGATGCTTCGCCCCTACGTGGGATGGATGGGATTGCTGGTGCTGCTTAGCATGGCCCATTCCTTCTTCAGCACGCTTACCATCAGCATCATCATGCCGATTATGAAGCTGATTTTCCCCGACGGTTCCGCAGGGGATTCCGCCGGCGCGCTTGGCTCCACCGGAACAACCCTTACCTCCGGCATCCTAAACCCGCTGACCCAGTTGGTGATTGTCCCCAGCGACCGGCTTGCCTCGCTTTGGAAACTCTGCTTGCTGATTATGGTGATCTTCCTGCTGAAAAACGTGGCGAAGTACGCCAGCTACTTGCTGAACACTGCGGTGGAGGAGCGGTTCATCCGCGACGTTCGCAACCGGATGTTCGACCACGCCGTGCGGCTTCCGCTGGGATACTTCCACAACCGCCGGCTTGGGGACCTGATGTCGGTGATGACCAACGACGTTGGAGCCATGAACGCCGCGCTGACCCCCACGTTGCGGATGCTGATCCAGGAACCGTTCCAGGTGATCTTCATGCTGTTTCTTCTGCTGGGCATCTCCCCCACCCTTACGCTGATTGCCTTCAGCACCAGCATCCTTTCGGTGGTGATGATCCAGGTGCTGCGCAAGTACGTGCGGCGATACTCCGAACGGATGCAAGCAACGCTGGGAAGCATCAACAGCCGGTTGCAGGAGGCGTTCCAGAATATCCGAATCGTCAAAGGCTACAATGCCGAGGCGGCGGAGTCGGGAAGGTTCGGCCAGCAGACCAACTACTACGTGAAATCTGCCGTGAAGCATGGCCGCGTCACCCACTCCACCGGACCCGCCAGCGAGCTGTTCGCCATTGTTGCGCTGATTGTGGTGCTGTTCTACGGCGGAAGCAACGTGATTGAAGGGACGCTTTCGGGACCGGAGTTGTTCACCTTCCTTTTCCTGTTGTTCGCCATCATGGGGCCGATCACCGCCATCATCTCCCTTCCCACCAACATCCAACGCGGAATGGTGGCTGCCGAGCGGGTGATAGAGTTGCTGAACGAACCACAGGAGCCAACCGGCGGAACGATTCCGGCGCAGGGGCTGCGCGAGGCCATCACCCTGCGCGGCGTGAGCTTCCGCTACCGTCCCGAGACCCCGGTCCTGCAAGGGATTGACCTCACGATCAAGCGTGGGCAGACCGTGGCGTTGGTGGGGCCTTCCGGCGGGGGGAAATCAACATTGGCCGATTTGGTGGCGCGGTTTTACGATCCCGAATCGGGGAGCATCCTGCTTGACGGAACCGACATTCGCCAGCTTGAGACCGGAAGCTACCGGCGGCTGTTTGGAATGGTGACGCAGGAATCGCTGCTGTTCAACGATACCATCTTCAACAACATCGCCTACGGGTTGGGGGATGTGGACCTGGCAACGGTGGAATCCGCCGCGCGTGCGGCCAACGCCCACCAGTTTATTGCCGCCATGCCGGATGGATACCAGACCTACATTGGCGACCGCGGGGTGCTGCTTTCCGGCGGGCAACGGCAGCGGCTGGCGATTGCCCGCGCACTGGTCCGCGACCCGCAAATCTTGCTGTTCGACGAGGCGACCTCGGCGTTGGATAACGAGTCGGAAAAGCTGGTGCAGGAGGCGATCAACCGGTTGCTGGTGAACCGAACCGCAATCGTGATTGCCCACCGACTTTCCACCATCCGCGCCGCCCACAACATTGCGGTGATTGACGAAGGCCGCGTGGTGGAGGAAGGAACCCACGAAGAATTAATGGCAAACAACGGGACGTATCGGAAACTGGTGGAGCTTGGGGAGCAGATACCCGGGTAG
- a CDS encoding ABC transporter permease, producing the protein MTWEQFVAGRYLRGKLQFGIIAAILAIVVFDVFAAIFFFGWLIYKRKRVSLITIISAISVCGINIGVWALICVLGVFNGFNGIVKSLLVGFDPHIRITAVEGPIQNADSLIRIVQAIPEVKAAGPFINGRSALMIGNELKVIEIRGMNAADAGSAIGLAKAMVSGSLPDGTPQLPHPIVLGRALSFDLRIRKGDTLSLLSQSGLEESLTQYASPTIIRSVVTGVFESSNKEYDTYRAYTDLATARQLFALPSGVMGIEVRVNDIEQAEAVGKQLQTTLGTGYRVDTWQDLHRDLLAVMELERWAAFVILSLIIIVAVFNVLGSLTMLVKEKGRDIGILKSMGATDAAVRSIFLRQGLLIGLVGTIAGVIKGVIICLLQQEYGLIPLNNSVYIISALPVQMRVSDIAIISATALALSGIAAIYPARRAAKLLPADAVRYE; encoded by the coding sequence ATGACATGGGAACAGTTCGTGGCTGGGCGGTACCTTCGCGGGAAGCTCCAGTTTGGCATCATCGCTGCAATTTTGGCAATCGTCGTGTTCGATGTCTTCGCAGCAATCTTCTTTTTTGGCTGGCTGATCTACAAGCGGAAGCGGGTTAGCCTTATCACCATCATCTCCGCAATCTCGGTGTGCGGCATCAACATTGGCGTGTGGGCGCTGATCTGCGTGCTTGGGGTGTTCAACGGGTTCAACGGGATTGTGAAATCGCTGCTGGTGGGATTCGACCCCCACATCCGCATCACCGCGGTTGAGGGCCCGATTCAGAACGCCGATTCGCTGATCCGCATCGTTCAAGCAATCCCTGAAGTGAAGGCCGCCGGCCCGTTCATCAACGGCCGCTCGGCACTGATGATCGGGAACGAACTGAAGGTGATTGAGATTCGGGGAATGAACGCAGCCGATGCCGGATCGGCAATCGGGCTGGCCAAAGCCATGGTCTCCGGTTCCCTTCCCGATGGCACGCCCCAGCTTCCCCACCCGATTGTGTTGGGCCGCGCGCTCAGCTTCGATCTCCGCATCCGCAAGGGGGACACCCTGTCGCTCCTTAGCCAAAGCGGGCTGGAGGAATCGCTGACGCAGTACGCCTCCCCCACCATCATCCGCTCGGTGGTGACGGGGGTGTTTGAATCAAGCAACAAGGAGTACGACACCTACCGCGCCTACACCGACCTTGCCACCGCGCGCCAACTGTTCGCGCTCCCCAGCGGAGTGATGGGCATTGAGGTTCGGGTGAACGATATTGAACAAGCCGAGGCGGTTGGGAAGCAACTGCAAACAACACTGGGAACCGGGTACCGGGTGGACACGTGGCAGGACTTGCACCGCGACCTTCTGGCGGTGATGGAGCTTGAGCGGTGGGCCGCGTTCGTGATCCTTTCGCTGATTATCATCGTGGCGGTGTTCAATGTGCTGGGGTCGCTCACGATGCTGGTGAAGGAGAAAGGGCGCGACATCGGCATCCTGAAATCAATGGGGGCAACCGATGCAGCGGTGCGCTCCATCTTCCTTCGCCAGGGGCTGCTGATTGGCCTGGTTGGGACCATTGCCGGGGTGATAAAAGGGGTGATTATCTGCTTGCTGCAACAGGAGTACGGGCTGATTCCGCTGAACAACAGCGTGTACATCATCTCGGCGCTTCCGGTCCAGATGCGGGTAAGCGACATTGCCATTATCAGCGCCACGGCGTTGGCCCTTTCCGGCATTGCCGCCATCTACCCCGCCCGCCGCGCTGCCAAGCTCCTTCCTGCCGATGCAGTCCGGTATGAGTAA